The genomic interval GTTACTGCGGCCCATTTCCCTGCACAGCGCGGCCGTTACTTCACCGGATCTCTTGGCCTGCTCTTGCGCTTCCTCAACCGCTTCATAGGCTGTTCGAGCCTCAGCCCGCTGTACTTTCGCCTCGCTGTACGCCAAAAAAGCGAGCGTGCTCAGGAGCGAGAGAACCAGCACATTGATAGCGATAACGGCAGTAGAGACGATATTCCGTCCGCGTTCGCGGCCAGAGGCGAACTCGGTTTCTTCCGGTTCAATGTCCTCCAACGGCGACCGTAGAGAAGGGTTGCGTGCGTCTCCGTCCACCAATACGGAGTAGGTCACGTATTGCCCGCCAGAGATTAGGCAGGGTGCAATTTCCACAAATTTACCGTTAATGGATACCGGTGGGGCAATAGCCGTGGTTGGCTGGGTTTTGATTTCCAGAACTTCCAGCACATTGGCCGCGAGGTCGATCTTGATACTGTCGCCGTTATGGAAAGAGCTGGCGGTGATCGCCTTCTTCCCTGGGTTTTGTAGCATAACGTCGACGAGGCGGGGGTTCCTTAGAGCGTTGCCTCCATGTTGCACGTGCAGCGTACTCGTTGCGGATTGCGCGGTATTCAGCAATGAGACGTTCTTCAGCCATGCGTACTGAAGCTTCCGCTTAGGGTTGGCGTATTTGTTTGTCAACCATGCGCCGCCTAACCCACCGCCTAGCAGTGTTGCTATGGCCGCGACAGTGATGGTCCAGAAGGTTGCCGTTGCGTACCAGGGCGCTGCGAGCTCTGTCATGTGTGCGGCCTTCGTGATGAGCGGGGCGGTCGGCGACGGTGTGAGCGAGGAGCCACCCCCAACCGTAGCGGAGCTGGGGGGCTTTGGCGTTTAAACGGATCAACCAGGCAGGCGGATTCAGGTGCATCCGCGGTTCACCGGTGCGTCCGGAGTTGGGGACTCCTGCAGCGGCTGCACATCAGCTATGGCATTGAGCCTCCAAAGCAAACGCCCTCTTACGAGACCGTCCTTCATTGCTGAAATCTCCGCATGACCTCCAGCCGACGAAGGCCCCATTCAAAAATGCACCCCGGGTCCCGGGCGCATATTGAGGCGAGCCAACCGCCTGCAAAGCAAGTTACGTCGGTTCGATTCCGATCACGGCCTCCACGCAACCGCGTCGCTACACCGGCAGCACGCACACCGGAATGGGCGCGGCGAACGCCGTCCCCACCGGATCCGGGCGTCCCGTGGCCCGGTCCGGACGGAAGACGGTGACCGTCCCTGACTTCTGGTTGGCGGCGAACAGCAGCGTGCCGGACGGATCCAGCACGATGTGCCGGGGATACGAGCCGCCGGACGGCGTGACGGACACCAGCCGCACCGCCGCGCCACCGCGCTCGACGACGAACGTCGCGATGCTGTTGTGGCCGCGGTTGGACACGTACAGGAAGCGTCCGCCCGGTGAAGTCACCACCCCGGCAGGGTAGTTGCGTTCGGTGAGCTCGGTGCCGGGTGGCAGGGTGGGCAGCGGCGCGCCGGGGGTGAGGGTCCCGGCGCGCCGGTCGTAGCCGCAGACGGCGATGGTGCTGTCCAGTTCGTTCACGACGTACGCGTACCTGCCGGACGGATGGAAGGCGAGGTGCCGCGGCCCCGCCCCGGCCTTCATCGCGGCGCGGGCACGCTCATGGAGTCGCCCGGTGCGCGGGTCGAGGCGGTAGGTGTGGACGGAGTCGGTGCCGAGGTCTACGGCGAGGACGTAGCGCCCACCCGGGTCGCTGACCACCATGTGCGCGTGCGGCCCTTCCTGCCGCGCGGGATCGGGCCCGGACCCGGTGTGCTGTACGACGTCACTGGCCTCCCCGAGCACACCGCCGCGCCCGATGGGGTGCACGCAGACGCTGCCGCCGGTGTAGTTCGCGGTGAGGAGGAAGCGCCCGCCGGGGTGTACGGAGAGGTGGCAGGGGTCGGCGCCGCCGGTACTGCGGCTCTCTCCCAGCACCTCGGGCGGCCCGGCCTGCCGGACGCGCACGGCGGTGACGGCTCCCCGGGCGCGCTCGTCGACGGCGTACAGGGTCCTGCGGTCGGGCGAGAGGGCGAGGAAGGAGGGGTTGGAGACGCCGGGGAGGACCCCGGTGGAGGCGAGCTCCCCGCTGCGCGGCCGGTACGCGGCGAGCCCGATGCCGGTGCCGCCGCCCGGCTGCGTGGTGTAGGTGCCGAGGTAGGCGCGGCGTGGGGCGGGGGCCGGGGTGGGGGCGGCCTGCGCGTCCCCCCGGGTGGGCGCGACGGTGGCTTGCGCGTCCCCCCGGGTGAGCGCCGCGGCGGCACCAGCACCGGCGAGCAGCCCGAACCCGCGTCGGCTCACGCCCCGTGTGGTCCTATCGCTCATGAGACCCCTCACGCATCCGAGTTCGAGAGTCGCCGCTGCGGTCGCATAGTGGCTGGCCCCATGCGCCGGGACAAGGGGGCCGCGCGGGACTACTCCTGATGCTCCGCCCGGACGTGTGCCGCGTTCATGCCGGTGAAGACCCTGCCGCCGGGGGGCCGTGCGGCGGAGGCGACGGTGCGGTGGTCGCCGCTGCCGACCCGCGCTGCCAACACGTCGGCACCACGGGAGCGAGCCATCCCAGCCCGGCCGCCCCCGCCGCACACGTGACGCAGAACAGCAGCCACTGGAGCACCGACACCCCCGTTCGCCCCCCGTCCCTACGGGTTGGGTACGGCGACCGCCGCCTGCGGCCTGATCGGCAGGCGGTTGACCGGGCGGCCCGTCGCCGCGCGTACCGCCGATGCGACCGCCGCCGGGGACGTGACCGCCGGGACCGCGCTGGCCGGCTTCGCGCCGAAGGGGGCGACCACGTCGCGCTCCTCGACCAGCTTCACGATCTGGATGTCCGGGGCGTCGAGGGAGGTCGGGAGTGCGTAGTGGGTGAGGTCAGGGTGGCGGACGAGGCCTCGGGGG from Streptomyces spiramyceticus carries:
- a CDS encoding lactonase family protein: MSRRGFGLLAGAGAAAALTRGDAQATVAPTRGDAQAAPTPAPAPRRAYLGTYTTQPGGGTGIGLAAYRPRSGELASTGVLPGVSNPSFLALSPDRRTLYAVDERARGAVTAVRVRQAGPPEVLGESRSTGGADPCHLSVHPGGRFLLTANYTGGSVCVHPIGRGGVLGEASDVVQHTGSGPDPARQEGPHAHMVVSDPGGRYVLAVDLGTDSVHTYRLDPRTGRLHERARAAMKAGAGPRHLAFHPSGRYAYVVNELDSTIAVCGYDRRAGTLTPGAPLPTLPPGTELTERNYPAGVVTSPGGRFLYVSNRGHNSIATFVVERGGAAVRLVSVTPSGGSYPRHIVLDPSGTLLFAANQKSGTVTVFRPDRATGRPDPVGTAFAAPIPVCVLPV